The Candidatus Kapaibacterium sp. genome has a segment encoding these proteins:
- the asnS gene encoding asparagine--tRNA ligase: MGSRYRSYQRIADLPKLVGEEVTLRGWIADRTDKGRLQFLRFRDGSGFCQLVVFQPEVIPEVFAAVKEVTQESSVIVRGIVRRDERAIGGYELQVRDFQILHLSRGYPITPKEHGVEFLMEHRHLWLRSTRQHAIMRVRAAVIRAICEFLDANGFVRIDAPILTANACEGTTTLFELDYFDLGKAYLSQSGQLYAEAAAMAHGRVYTLGPTFRAERSKTRRHLTEFWMVEPEAAFFDLEDDMDLAEDLVEYIVQYVLRHCEQELRTLGRNLSMLEKVRRPFYRISYTEAVEIVRRKGVKLHRKLPDGSEELVDFPWGEDFGAPQEDAIMEEFDKPCIIHRYPAAVKAFYMKRDPENPDLVLAMDMLAPEGGGEIIGGSQREDDYDALLQRIREHGLPEGAFQWYLDLRRYGSVPHSGFGLGIERTVKWITGAQHIRETIPFPRMLYRIVP, encoded by the coding sequence ATGGGTTCACGCTACCGCAGCTACCAGCGAATTGCCGACTTGCCGAAGCTCGTCGGAGAGGAGGTTACCTTGAGAGGGTGGATTGCAGACCGCACGGATAAAGGGCGGCTTCAGTTCCTGCGCTTTCGGGATGGCTCGGGCTTCTGCCAGTTGGTCGTCTTCCAGCCTGAGGTCATCCCGGAGGTCTTTGCGGCGGTGAAGGAGGTGACACAAGAATCTTCGGTCATTGTCCGAGGGATCGTTCGCCGAGATGAGCGGGCCATAGGAGGATATGAGCTCCAGGTGCGAGATTTCCAGATTCTCCACCTCTCGCGTGGCTATCCTATCACGCCGAAGGAGCATGGCGTGGAATTCCTCATGGAGCATCGCCACCTGTGGCTCCGTTCGACACGTCAGCATGCTATCATGCGGGTTCGGGCGGCGGTTATCCGAGCCATCTGTGAGTTCCTGGATGCGAATGGCTTCGTGCGAATCGATGCTCCAATCTTGACTGCCAATGCTTGCGAGGGGACGACAACGCTCTTCGAGCTAGACTACTTCGACCTGGGCAAGGCTTACCTTTCCCAATCGGGCCAGCTCTACGCGGAGGCTGCAGCAATGGCCCACGGCCGGGTCTACACTCTGGGGCCCACCTTCCGAGCTGAGCGCTCGAAGACTCGCCGCCATTTGACGGAGTTCTGGATGGTGGAGCCAGAGGCAGCCTTCTTTGACTTGGAGGACGACATGGACCTGGCCGAAGACTTGGTTGAGTACATCGTACAGTACGTGCTGCGCCACTGCGAGCAGGAGCTGAGGACACTGGGGCGGAACCTATCGATGCTAGAGAAGGTGCGGCGTCCATTCTATCGAATCAGCTACACCGAGGCCGTGGAGATTGTGCGCCGCAAAGGGGTCAAGCTCCACCGGAAATTGCCCGATGGGAGCGAGGAGCTCGTAGACTTTCCATGGGGCGAGGACTTCGGTGCACCCCAAGAGGATGCTATCATGGAGGAATTCGACAAGCCTTGCATCATCCATCGGTATCCTGCGGCTGTGAAGGCTTTCTACATGAAGCGAGATCCGGAAAACCCTGACCTTGTCCTCGCCATGGATATGTTGGCTCCTGAAGGTGGAGGGGAGATCATCGGAGGCAGCCAGCGGGAGGACGACTACGATGCACTCCTCCAGCGCATCCGCGAGCATGGCTTGCCGGAGGGGGCGTTCCAGTGGTATCTGGACCTACGCCGCTACGGCTCGGTACCCCACAGTGGCTTCGGGCTTGGGATAGAGCGCACGGTCAAGTGGATCACCGGTGCCCAGCATATCCGGGAAACGATTCCGTTCCCGCGAATGTTGTACCGTATTGTGCCATAA
- the rpmE gene encoding 50S ribosomal protein L31: MKKGIHPYYRPVEVVMTDGTTFVTRSCAKRDRLVLEIDSKSHPFFTGKQILVDTTGRVERFQRRLQKTEQLRQQKQLQRQQETLQE; this comes from the coding sequence ATGAAGAAGGGCATTCACCCTTACTACCGCCCGGTTGAGGTCGTGATGACCGATGGGACTACGTTCGTCACCCGCTCGTGCGCTAAGCGTGACCGGCTGGTCCTGGAGATTGACTCCAAGAGTCACCCCTTTTTCACTGGCAAGCAAATCCTTGTCGACACCACCGGTCGTGTTGAGCGCTTCCAGCGCCGACTCCAGAAGACGGAGCAACTCCGCCAGCAGAAACAACTCCAACGGCAGCAAGAGACCTTACAGGAGTAG
- the rpsR gene encoding 30S ribosomal protein S18, whose product MAVTVRKRKARRRPNPLGRSRYVDYLNIALLQNFINEEGKILPRRLTGVTAVQQRRIAKAIKYARHLALLPFVGYDLK is encoded by the coding sequence ATGGCTGTCACCGTTCGCAAACGCAAAGCTCGTCGGCGCCCCAATCCCTTAGGGCGTAGCCGTTACGTTGACTACCTGAACATTGCTCTGCTTCAGAACTTCATCAACGAGGAAGGCAAAATCCTGCCTCGGCGTCTCACTGGAGTTACAGCGGTACAGCAACGCCGAATTGCGAAGGCGATCAAGTACGCGCGCCACCTCGCCCTCCTGCCGTTCGTTGGCTATGACCTGAAGTAG
- a CDS encoding T9SS type A sorting domain-containing protein — MTLQRVLWGSIVGMLLLAVSNVAAQTGQVCFQRFKNSNVGTEFYLSFPPCYEEVFGAQNNVVIYIAAWARGKVVVEVPGKGFYREVYTIPHDVVEVTLTPAIGQPYTKAPTGDAPSEDQIYSKAGVHIVSEVPIAVYGVTRFVYTTDAFMAIPVSMLGTEYVVASYPDMSAMYPGYYLPSETVIVAAYDNTEVFFTLYGNPYTRTRGGMRPGQTKRWTLQKGDVVAISSYGPEADLSGSRIVATKPVAVISGNQCANVPTSMRWCDFIVEMELPMYAWGKTYFVTPIFGANRMRNQNSVVRIFAKEPNTRVYLDGQEYAVITKGFGGLRGEAWLDIEDPDPAGPRPIVISADKPIYVVQYNKGQETDPPQPTDPFQMALPPLEQAQTHVIFSTPGARGGAVAPFPRNFINLVFPLNPDGTVPSDLEFGEFIGGQLVWTPIRSKFDPTRIPFRVRVNGRMWAFKLLRLPYNGVFEIRSRSGNFPFMAYSYGGSDYDSYGFVTTMAFGRMLDPADTLPPLVTWTQQCDGTAEGFVSDRPTDAAIRSNLSEVRLDAERSYNYTLTLLDQLIPGTTAAVRWRLEVQDPLQPARAVVVFSDRRGNDTCITAEYSPFVVRMEPALLDYGLLQIGQSRMLTVRISVPDVAGYQPMRITQLRLKDGNRGFAFVSPPTLPLVVRPGEEVEYQIRFTATAVGSFVDSVGIGDECSFRYLTELRARVDEPEIQVSDYDYGSVPVKTEVAGWIQVRNTGRTDLVITGYRGPREPGVFRLVNWPTISPTNPLVLRPGEVRTLQVNFLPSEVRSYTDAIEFSSNASRVDSVALLQGVGVRAEIWAQGYDWGRRRVGRGPYDDNGRSGVLIRNVGTQELTVTDAVPSGPTTGFLYDRGDFVGLTLQPGEERLVPVRFDPQATGYYQLQLTLQNTTGVPVTVSLRGIGIVPRVRMTPQVDFGTTLVNAPTPNTGTVTIECLEWEFQDAVRIEDIVAVPAGSVGETGATFGTLGFRYNKAALGLPRVLQPGERVTFTGEFVAQQAGPVQAELRLVSDAENNAEAVCVWLGNGISQGLALTGARTTVCAGTEGTLNARLANTGTAPIRITEIRLENATPGATFQLGPAAPTTPFELQPGAGVDIPVVYMVPQAGNYDVELVIANTSSERPEVRARLSVEALFFQRSFQIAGGPWSGIPGTQFWVPVQVQPGDDIQRAAITALRVRMTFDPTVIAPEAGSIRLGPAAARLRLENVQVAGGELRFWLLAPQGEYFTGQPGELVRVLFTAYLAPLAKESEIKLNVEAPGNACVIFTATGSSFQVVPVCVYDLRRVRLSPQGYSLQQVHPQPLARGQRQVEVEFSIGMAAPTELVVYDAMGQRVLTLVEGVLEAGVYRVALPVEQLAPGIYFYRLRSGPYTETRRLVIGQ; from the coding sequence ATGACACTGCAGCGAGTTCTGTGGGGGAGCATCGTTGGAATGCTGCTCCTAGCGGTCAGTAACGTAGCGGCGCAGACAGGTCAGGTCTGCTTCCAGCGCTTCAAGAACAGCAATGTTGGCACAGAATTCTACCTCTCCTTCCCCCCCTGCTATGAAGAAGTCTTCGGGGCACAGAACAATGTGGTTATCTACATCGCTGCTTGGGCGCGCGGGAAGGTCGTCGTAGAGGTCCCAGGCAAGGGCTTCTACCGGGAGGTCTACACTATCCCGCATGATGTTGTGGAGGTGACGCTGACGCCCGCAATCGGCCAGCCATACACAAAGGCTCCTACGGGGGATGCTCCGTCGGAGGATCAAATCTACTCCAAAGCGGGGGTCCATATCGTGTCGGAGGTCCCGATTGCCGTCTACGGCGTGACGCGCTTCGTCTACACGACGGACGCCTTCATGGCGATACCGGTGTCGATGTTGGGCACTGAGTACGTCGTAGCCTCTTATCCGGACATGTCGGCGATGTACCCAGGGTACTATCTGCCCTCGGAGACGGTGATTGTGGCAGCCTATGACAACACGGAGGTCTTCTTCACACTGTATGGGAACCCCTACACGAGGACACGTGGGGGCATGCGGCCTGGACAGACGAAGCGATGGACGCTGCAGAAGGGAGATGTAGTGGCAATCAGCAGCTACGGGCCGGAAGCTGACTTGAGTGGAAGTCGGATTGTGGCTACAAAGCCGGTGGCGGTTATCTCAGGGAACCAGTGTGCGAACGTGCCCACCTCCATGCGATGGTGCGACTTCATCGTGGAGATGGAGCTACCCATGTACGCATGGGGCAAGACGTACTTCGTGACGCCGATCTTCGGCGCAAACCGAATGCGGAATCAGAATTCCGTCGTCCGCATCTTTGCCAAAGAGCCCAATACGCGGGTGTATCTGGATGGTCAAGAGTACGCCGTCATCACCAAGGGGTTTGGTGGACTGCGTGGGGAGGCATGGCTGGATATTGAAGACCCGGATCCGGCAGGACCTCGGCCAATCGTGATCTCTGCTGACAAGCCGATTTATGTAGTGCAGTACAACAAAGGGCAAGAGACCGATCCACCGCAGCCTACGGACCCCTTCCAGATGGCACTACCGCCGTTGGAGCAGGCCCAGACCCATGTCATCTTCTCCACTCCTGGTGCCCGTGGAGGGGCGGTGGCTCCCTTCCCGCGAAACTTCATCAATCTGGTCTTCCCGCTCAATCCAGACGGGACAGTGCCCAGCGATTTAGAGTTCGGGGAGTTCATTGGGGGACAGCTCGTTTGGACACCGATTCGCTCTAAGTTCGACCCCACACGGATTCCCTTCCGAGTTCGGGTCAACGGGCGGATGTGGGCGTTCAAGCTGCTGCGCCTGCCGTACAACGGAGTCTTTGAGATCCGCTCGCGGAGTGGGAACTTCCCCTTCATGGCATACTCTTACGGAGGCTCTGACTACGACTCGTACGGTTTTGTAACGACGATGGCATTCGGCAGGATGCTGGACCCGGCTGACACGCTGCCACCGCTAGTGACGTGGACGCAGCAATGCGACGGGACAGCGGAGGGGTTCGTGAGCGATCGTCCTACGGACGCAGCCATTCGCAGCAACCTGTCGGAGGTACGCTTGGATGCGGAGCGGAGTTACAACTACACACTGACGCTGCTAGATCAGCTGATACCGGGTACTACAGCAGCGGTGCGGTGGCGCCTCGAAGTGCAGGACCCACTCCAGCCAGCACGGGCGGTAGTGGTCTTCTCCGATCGGCGGGGGAATGACACCTGCATTACAGCGGAGTATTCTCCGTTTGTAGTGCGCATGGAGCCAGCACTGCTCGACTATGGACTACTGCAGATAGGGCAGAGCCGGATGCTAACGGTTCGGATCAGTGTGCCAGACGTGGCTGGCTACCAGCCGATGCGGATCACGCAGCTACGGCTGAAGGACGGGAACAGAGGTTTTGCGTTTGTGTCACCGCCAACGCTGCCATTAGTGGTGCGGCCGGGCGAGGAGGTGGAGTACCAGATCCGCTTCACAGCGACAGCCGTCGGCAGCTTTGTGGACTCAGTAGGAATCGGAGATGAATGTAGCTTTCGCTACCTGACAGAACTTAGGGCACGGGTGGACGAGCCAGAGATTCAGGTCAGCGACTACGACTACGGATCCGTTCCCGTAAAGACAGAGGTTGCGGGATGGATTCAAGTGCGCAACACAGGTCGGACGGACTTGGTCATCACGGGCTATCGAGGCCCGAGGGAACCAGGAGTTTTCCGTCTGGTGAACTGGCCGACCATCTCGCCAACCAATCCGCTGGTGCTACGTCCCGGTGAGGTACGTACTCTGCAGGTCAATTTCCTTCCTTCAGAGGTCCGGTCGTACACGGACGCCATTGAGTTCAGCAGCAATGCCAGTCGGGTGGACAGCGTGGCGCTGCTACAGGGTGTGGGAGTGAGGGCGGAGATTTGGGCACAAGGATATGACTGGGGACGGCGCCGAGTGGGACGTGGCCCGTACGATGATAACGGGCGCAGTGGGGTGCTCATCCGCAACGTTGGGACACAGGAGCTGACAGTGACAGATGCTGTGCCCTCGGGGCCAACGACGGGATTCCTCTACGACCGTGGGGACTTCGTGGGGTTGACACTCCAGCCGGGTGAAGAAAGGCTCGTGCCAGTGCGCTTTGACCCGCAAGCGACGGGCTATTACCAGCTGCAGCTAACCTTGCAGAACACCACCGGGGTCCCGGTGACAGTTAGCCTGCGAGGGATTGGGATTGTGCCGCGGGTACGGATGACACCACAGGTAGACTTCGGTACGACATTGGTGAATGCTCCGACACCCAATACAGGGACGGTGACGATTGAATGCTTGGAGTGGGAGTTCCAAGACGCTGTGAGGATAGAGGATATCGTGGCTGTGCCAGCAGGGAGTGTAGGGGAGACAGGGGCTACCTTTGGAACGCTCGGGTTCCGATACAACAAGGCGGCCCTTGGCCTTCCTCGAGTGCTGCAACCTGGCGAGCGGGTGACCTTTACGGGTGAGTTCGTAGCTCAGCAGGCAGGGCCCGTCCAAGCAGAGCTGCGACTAGTTAGTGATGCCGAGAATAATGCGGAAGCCGTCTGCGTCTGGCTGGGGAATGGGATCAGCCAAGGGTTGGCCTTGACGGGTGCACGGACGACCGTCTGTGCTGGGACGGAGGGCACTCTGAATGCGCGTCTGGCGAATACAGGAACAGCTCCGATTCGGATTACAGAGATACGTCTGGAGAACGCTACGCCAGGGGCAACCTTCCAGCTCGGTCCAGCAGCACCTACTACACCGTTCGAGCTGCAGCCTGGGGCGGGGGTGGACATCCCTGTAGTCTATATGGTACCGCAGGCAGGTAACTACGACGTTGAGCTTGTGATTGCAAACACCAGCTCGGAGCGACCGGAGGTGCGAGCCCGGCTATCGGTAGAGGCACTCTTCTTCCAGCGGAGCTTCCAGATCGCTGGCGGTCCATGGAGTGGGATACCGGGGACGCAGTTCTGGGTTCCGGTGCAAGTCCAGCCAGGCGATGACATCCAGCGAGCAGCCATTACGGCACTTCGGGTGCGGATGACGTTCGATCCCACAGTTATTGCCCCGGAAGCTGGAAGCATCCGGCTAGGCCCGGCTGCAGCAAGGCTGCGGCTGGAGAATGTGCAGGTAGCCGGTGGGGAGCTCCGCTTCTGGTTGCTGGCTCCGCAGGGTGAATACTTCACCGGCCAACCCGGGGAGTTGGTACGGGTGCTGTTCACGGCGTATCTAGCTCCGCTGGCGAAGGAGAGCGAGATCAAGCTGAATGTAGAAGCTCCAGGGAATGCTTGCGTTATCTTTACAGCAACCGGCAGCAGCTTTCAGGTGGTGCCAGTATGCGTCTACGACCTCCGTCGAGTGAGGCTGAGTCCACAGGGGTACAGCCTACAACAAGTGCATCCGCAGCCGCTGGCTCGTGGGCAGCGGCAGGTAGAGGTAGAGTTCTCCATCGGGATGGCTGCTCCGACGGAGTTAGTGGTGTACGATGCGATGGGACAGCGGGTGCTGACGCTTGTGGAAGGGGTCTTAGAGGCGGGAGTCTACAGAGTCGCGCTGCCGGTGGAGCAGCTTGCACCAGGGATCTACTTCTACCGCCTGCGTTCGGGTCCGTACACGGAGACGAGGCGACTGGTCATCGGGCAGTGA
- the ribE gene encoding 6,7-dimethyl-8-ribityllumazine synthase has product MPQAIEGRLYGEGVSIAIVVARWNELVTERLLAGALIALRQHGVADDAITVVHCPGSFEIPLVVQELARSGRYDAVIALGAVIRGETPHFEYIAAQVAAGIMQSALQVRLPCVFGVLTTDTLEQALERSGGKLGNKGAEAALTALEMVNLLRRLRE; this is encoded by the coding sequence ATGCCGCAGGCCATAGAGGGGAGACTGTACGGCGAGGGTGTCTCGATTGCAATCGTTGTCGCACGGTGGAACGAACTCGTCACCGAGCGCCTTCTGGCGGGGGCTCTCATCGCATTGCGCCAGCATGGGGTGGCGGACGATGCGATTACGGTCGTGCACTGTCCGGGGAGCTTTGAGATCCCGCTAGTTGTCCAAGAGCTGGCCCGGAGTGGCCGATACGATGCTGTCATTGCGCTTGGAGCCGTCATTCGGGGCGAGACCCCACACTTTGAGTACATTGCCGCCCAGGTAGCGGCTGGGATCATGCAGAGCGCTCTTCAGGTGCGTCTTCCCTGTGTCTTCGGCGTGTTGACGACGGACACGCTGGAGCAGGCCCTCGAGCGGTCAGGTGGGAAGCTTGGGAACAAGGGAGCAGAGGCTGCTCTGACGGCGTTGGAGATGGTCAATCTCCTGCGGCGCTTGCGTGAATGA
- the guaA gene encoding glutamine-hydrolyzing GMP synthase, translating to MMEHRERIVVLDFGSQYTQLIARRIRESGVYAEIVPYSTPASTLRALAPQGIVLSGGPASVYEPGAPYPDPGVFELGVPILGICYGLQLLGHLFGGEVIQANRREYGRAELHILDSSDLFAGIPSPTTVWMSHGDALSRLPEGFERIGYTENAPIAAIRYRERQFWGVQFHPEVEHTPYGRQMLENFARRICGCRAEWTPAAFIEAAVEEIRRTVNRERVLCALSGGVDSTVTAVLVHRAIGDRLHCIHVDTGLMREGESQTIADLFQQHFRIPLTVVDGSELFLSRLRGVVDPELKRRIIGHTFIELFEREAQRFPDARWLAQGTLYPDVIESTSVRGPSATIKTHHNVGGLPERMQLKLLEPLRELFKDEVRAVGRELGIPEGFLRRHPFPGPGLAIRVLGEVTLERLTLLRRADAIFVEELQKAGLYDSVWQAFAVLLPVQSVGVMGDERTYEYVCALRAVTSTDGMTADWARLPEEFLAAVANRIINEVRGINRVVYDISSKPPATIEWE from the coding sequence CTGATGGAGCATCGTGAGCGGATCGTTGTCTTGGACTTCGGCTCCCAGTATACGCAGTTGATTGCCCGCCGGATTCGGGAGAGCGGCGTATACGCTGAAATTGTGCCGTACAGTACACCGGCTTCCACGCTACGAGCCCTGGCCCCGCAGGGAATCGTACTCTCAGGGGGGCCAGCTAGCGTCTACGAGCCTGGGGCGCCGTATCCGGATCCGGGCGTCTTTGAGCTCGGTGTTCCGATCTTGGGAATCTGCTACGGACTCCAGTTGCTGGGGCACCTCTTCGGCGGGGAGGTCATCCAGGCGAACCGGCGCGAATACGGTCGCGCCGAGCTCCATATCCTGGATAGCAGCGATCTCTTCGCCGGCATCCCTAGCCCGACGACGGTGTGGATGAGCCATGGGGATGCCCTCAGCCGCTTGCCGGAAGGGTTTGAACGTATCGGCTACACGGAGAATGCCCCCATTGCTGCTATCCGCTATCGGGAGCGCCAGTTCTGGGGAGTGCAGTTCCACCCCGAGGTCGAGCATACTCCGTACGGGCGCCAGATGCTGGAGAACTTCGCTCGCCGTATCTGCGGTTGCCGCGCAGAGTGGACGCCAGCAGCGTTCATCGAAGCTGCCGTGGAAGAGATTCGCCGCACGGTCAATAGGGAACGGGTCCTCTGCGCCTTGAGCGGTGGGGTGGATTCTACAGTGACGGCAGTCCTCGTCCATCGTGCCATCGGTGACCGTCTGCACTGCATCCATGTAGACACTGGCCTCATGCGCGAGGGGGAAAGCCAAACAATTGCGGATCTCTTCCAGCAGCACTTCCGCATTCCATTGACGGTCGTGGACGGCAGCGAGCTCTTCCTGAGCCGACTTCGGGGGGTTGTGGATCCAGAGCTGAAGCGCCGGATCATTGGGCACACGTTCATAGAGCTCTTCGAGCGTGAAGCCCAGCGTTTCCCCGATGCCCGTTGGTTAGCCCAGGGGACCCTCTATCCCGATGTGATTGAGTCTACCTCTGTGCGAGGCCCATCGGCGACGATCAAGACCCACCACAACGTTGGCGGCCTCCCGGAGCGCATGCAGCTCAAGCTGCTGGAGCCTCTACGTGAGCTCTTCAAGGACGAAGTGCGGGCCGTCGGACGAGAGCTGGGAATCCCAGAGGGGTTCCTGCGGCGCCATCCTTTCCCCGGGCCAGGGCTGGCCATTCGCGTCCTTGGGGAGGTGACTCTTGAGCGGCTTACGCTACTGCGGCGTGCCGATGCCATCTTCGTGGAGGAGCTCCAGAAGGCAGGACTCTACGACAGTGTTTGGCAAGCCTTCGCCGTACTCCTCCCTGTCCAGAGCGTCGGAGTCATGGGGGATGAACGTACGTACGAGTACGTGTGTGCTCTACGGGCTGTGACCAGCACCGATGGGATGACCGCTGACTGGGCTCGGTTGCCAGAGGAGTTCCTGGCAGCGGTTGCAAACCGTATCATCAACGAAGTGCGGGGGATCAACCGTGTCGTCTACGACATCTCCAGCAAACCGCCAGCCACGATTGAGTGGGAGTGA
- the recJ gene encoding single-stranded-DNA-specific exonuclease RecJ produces the protein MKYRWTWRGLATEEEIAALARATGMPKGIAAILAARGIRTPEAAQRFLHPSAEQLHSPWLFHDMEAAVARLERARYEQELVWVHGDYDVDGTASTAVLVDFLSRWGLQVRYHVPDRFQEGYGLTVEGVERAVNAGATLIVAVDSGINAAEAVAYARERGADVIICDHHEPTGPLPEATAILNPRLADSGFPFPLLAACGVVFKLVWAAAQRWGEPEQAFEYLDLVALATVADLVPLVEENRVLTALGLQRIRTQPRPGLLGLLQCVGMPSQNVTTADILLALAPRINAAGRLGDARRAVELLLQTDEGVAFRIAQELECENFRRRTIAEQVYAEAIGQAEELLTRQGYRSVVLYNPQWHPGVLGIVATRIAERFQVPVILLSRVGGFVKGSARSGGAVNLLELLAACSAHTCDYGGHPFAAGVVLREDQVGAFSEAVERFASQSELQPAERPELRVDAVLDFAKITPQFLLLLRRLAPFGYENFRPVFLAHRVRLHRCRSDNSCRLEQQGVWMDGVLNGVHYLDVVGERQPLSILYTLEERGGTERQAGVPVIHVRDFCLDSERPCLK, from the coding sequence GTGAAATACCGCTGGACGTGGCGTGGTTTGGCCACAGAGGAAGAGATTGCAGCGCTAGCCCGTGCCACTGGAATGCCGAAGGGGATTGCGGCAATCCTCGCAGCTCGTGGCATTCGGACTCCTGAGGCCGCCCAACGGTTCCTCCATCCTTCGGCCGAACAGCTCCATTCACCGTGGCTCTTCCATGATATGGAGGCAGCGGTCGCTCGGTTGGAGAGAGCACGTTACGAGCAGGAACTAGTTTGGGTTCACGGGGACTACGACGTGGATGGCACTGCCAGCACTGCCGTCCTAGTAGACTTTCTGTCGCGCTGGGGCCTCCAGGTGAGGTACCATGTCCCTGACCGGTTCCAAGAGGGCTACGGGCTGACGGTAGAAGGAGTAGAGCGGGCAGTCAATGCGGGGGCCACGCTCATCGTTGCCGTGGATTCCGGTATCAACGCTGCGGAGGCAGTTGCGTATGCTCGCGAGAGAGGAGCGGATGTCATCATTTGCGACCATCACGAACCGACCGGACCTCTGCCAGAGGCTACAGCCATCTTGAATCCCCGGCTCGCTGATAGTGGTTTCCCATTCCCACTGTTGGCTGCCTGCGGGGTTGTCTTCAAGCTCGTTTGGGCAGCGGCACAGCGGTGGGGCGAGCCGGAGCAGGCGTTTGAGTATTTGGACCTGGTGGCATTGGCAACGGTGGCAGACCTCGTTCCTCTTGTGGAGGAGAACCGTGTACTGACGGCTTTGGGGTTACAGCGAATCCGGACCCAACCTCGGCCGGGGCTATTAGGGCTCTTGCAGTGCGTTGGGATGCCTTCGCAGAACGTCACGACGGCCGACATCCTGCTAGCACTAGCACCGCGGATTAACGCTGCCGGACGGCTAGGGGATGCCCGCCGAGCTGTGGAGCTGCTGCTCCAGACGGACGAAGGTGTTGCGTTCCGGATCGCTCAGGAGCTGGAGTGCGAGAACTTCCGGCGCCGCACAATCGCTGAGCAGGTCTATGCTGAGGCCATAGGGCAAGCTGAGGAGCTGCTGACGCGCCAAGGATACCGTTCGGTGGTGCTTTACAACCCGCAATGGCACCCTGGCGTACTGGGCATTGTAGCTACGCGGATCGCAGAACGCTTCCAAGTTCCGGTCATCTTGCTGAGCCGTGTTGGTGGCTTCGTGAAGGGCTCGGCGCGAAGTGGAGGAGCGGTGAACCTACTGGAGCTGCTGGCGGCGTGTTCAGCCCATACATGCGATTACGGTGGCCATCCGTTTGCAGCCGGTGTCGTTCTGCGGGAGGACCAGGTAGGGGCTTTCAGCGAAGCTGTGGAGCGATTCGCTAGTCAGAGTGAGCTGCAGCCTGCTGAACGTCCCGAGCTCCGAGTCGATGCCGTGCTAGACTTTGCCAAGATTACGCCGCAGTTTTTGCTGCTGCTTCGCCGTTTGGCGCCGTTCGGGTACGAGAACTTCCGCCCAGTCTTCCTGGCACATCGCGTCCGCCTCCACCGCTGCCGTTCCGACAATAGCTGCCGCTTGGAACAGCAAGGGGTCTGGATGGATGGCGTATTGAATGGCGTGCACTACCTCGATGTTGTGGGGGAGCGGCAACCGCTGAGTATCCTCTACACTCTAGAGGAGCGAGGCGGGACGGAACGGCAAGCTGGTGTGCCAGTCATTCACGTGCGTGATTTCTGCTTGGATAGCGAACGGCCATGCCTGAAGTGA
- a CDS encoding formimidoylglutamase: MLLTPETVLALRPTAPEVFFSRYLPDDPRLGELVLRGIPTEAQRLDAVFLGIPQDLGVIQNAGRPGAAEAPAAIRSAFYRLTPDTGTSAGLDQLSIADLGDIDPTDKSLEELHALQERCISELLIHAPCVIVLGGGHDIAYPNAAALLRHSPCGILVFDAHPDVRPRIDGKPHSGSAFRQLLEELRFPAERLAYIGLQPYAIAREHREYLQQRGAHLCFLPELLRRGMASVLPELFAAISDGGQLPVYVSIDMDAIPAAFAPGVSAPATIGIPPEQLLWAAHFLGSSPNVRLLDIAELNPRYDLDHRTARLAALILATFLAGLLQRPQSSASTENS, from the coding sequence ATGTTGCTGACACCGGAAACGGTGCTCGCACTGCGCCCTACAGCACCTGAAGTCTTCTTCAGTCGCTACCTACCGGACGACCCGCGCCTCGGGGAACTCGTCCTCCGCGGTATCCCAACGGAGGCGCAGCGCCTCGATGCTGTCTTCCTCGGTATCCCCCAGGACCTCGGCGTCATCCAGAACGCTGGACGCCCCGGCGCTGCAGAGGCGCCCGCTGCGATTCGCTCAGCCTTCTACCGGCTGACCCCCGACACTGGGACGTCGGCTGGGCTAGACCAGCTCAGCATAGCTGACCTCGGCGACATTGACCCAACGGACAAGTCGCTGGAGGAGCTCCATGCTCTACAGGAGCGCTGCATCTCGGAGCTCCTCATTCACGCCCCGTGTGTCATTGTCCTCGGCGGAGGACACGATATCGCCTACCCTAACGCAGCCGCGCTCCTCCGGCACTCCCCTTGTGGCATCCTCGTCTTCGACGCCCACCCCGACGTGCGACCGCGCATTGACGGCAAACCGCATTCCGGCTCTGCCTTCCGCCAACTGCTGGAAGAGCTCCGCTTTCCAGCGGAGCGCTTAGCCTACATCGGCCTCCAGCCCTACGCTATTGCCCGCGAGCACCGGGAGTACCTCCAGCAGCGAGGGGCACATCTCTGCTTCCTCCCAGAACTCCTCCGGCGAGGGATGGCGTCGGTCTTACCGGAGCTGTTCGCCGCCATCTCCGATGGCGGCCAACTTCCTGTCTACGTCTCCATCGACATGGACGCCATCCCTGCGGCATTTGCCCCTGGAGTGAGCGCGCCAGCTACCATCGGTATTCCGCCAGAGCAGCTCTTGTGGGCAGCCCATTTCTTGGGCTCCTCTCCGAACGTCCGCCTCCTGGACATCGCCGAGCTCAACCCGCGATACGACCTAGACCATCGGACAGCCCGTCTAGCAGCCCTCATCCTGGCAACGTTCCTCGCAGGGCTACTCCAACGGCCCCAGAGCTCTGCATCTACGGAGAACTCCTAA